A genomic window from Gymnodinialimonas ceratoperidinii includes:
- a CDS encoding extracellular solute-binding protein, producing MTRTLTALLGTTIFMSTALAAQAQELNLYSSRHYETDERLYSDFTELTGITINRIEGNADELIARMDAEGENSPADVFLTVDTSRLQRAADMGVLQPIESDVLAERIPANLRDDDNLWFGFSQRARIIFYDTERVENPPQTYLELADPAYEGLVCIRSSTNTYNQTLLASIIENHGEEAAREWANGVVANMARDPQGGDTDQLRGLVSGECGISVSNTYYMARAIRRDVEGLSEEDRANIGWVFPDQGGNGAHVNLSGGGVAANAPHLDAAIAFMEYLASDQAQEYFSAGNDEYPVVEGVAIAPSAQELGAFEADDVSLAAVAGNLPLAQQIFNEAGWE from the coding sequence ATGACTCGCACGCTGACCGCCCTTCTGGGCACCACGATTTTCATGTCCACCGCCCTCGCCGCCCAGGCGCAGGAGTTGAACCTCTACTCCTCGCGTCACTATGAAACCGACGAGCGGCTCTACTCGGATTTCACCGAGCTGACCGGCATCACGATCAACCGCATCGAAGGCAACGCCGACGAGCTGATCGCGCGGATGGACGCGGAGGGCGAGAACTCCCCCGCCGATGTCTTCCTGACCGTCGACACTTCGCGCCTGCAGCGCGCCGCCGACATGGGCGTTCTGCAGCCGATCGAAAGCGACGTTCTGGCCGAGCGCATCCCCGCCAACCTGCGCGACGATGACAACCTCTGGTTCGGATTCTCGCAGCGCGCGCGGATCATCTTCTACGACACCGAGCGCGTCGAGAACCCGCCGCAGACCTACCTCGAGCTGGCCGACCCCGCCTACGAAGGCCTCGTCTGCATCCGCTCCTCGACCAACACCTACAACCAGACGCTGCTGGCCTCGATCATCGAGAACCACGGCGAGGAAGCCGCGCGCGAATGGGCGAACGGCGTTGTCGCCAACATGGCGCGTGACCCGCAGGGCGGTGACACCGACCAGCTGCGCGGCCTCGTCTCCGGCGAATGCGGCATCTCCGTTTCCAACACCTACTACATGGCCCGCGCGATCCGTCGCGACGTGGAAGGTCTGAGCGAGGAAGATCGCGCCAACATCGGTTGGGTGTTCCCCGATCAGGGCGGCAACGGAGCGCACGTGAACCTCTCGGGCGGCGGTGTCGCGGCAAACGCACCCCATCTGGATGCGGCGATTGCCTTCATGGAGTACCTCGCCTCGGATCAGGCGCAGGAATACTTCAGCGCCGGCAACGACGAATACCCCGTGGTCGAAGGCGTGGCGATTGCCCCCTCGGCGCAGGAACTGGGCGCGTTCGAAGCCGATGACGTGAGCCTCGCGGCCGTCGCGGGCAACCTGCCGCTGGCACAGCAGATCTTCAACGAAGCGGGTTGGGAATAA
- a CDS encoding DUF4198 domain-containing protein, which translates to MKPVHLVLTLTSLAMTGKATAHEFWIDPRDFTVEVGAPLVADLRVGQEFSGAAMSYLPRNFDLFSVATPEETREAEGRFGDVPALNMEGLDEGLAVIAHQTTANQLTWSTWERFLNFANHKDLGDVTAMHEERGLSQEDVTEDYIRYAKSLVAVGEGEGEDARVGMRAELVALANPYTDDVSGGMPLQLWYDDALQADYQVELFAEDAEGEVTITLHRTDAEGVVVLPVEPGMTYMADAVFLEAVEPAAEGDPIWVTHWANMTFSTAE; encoded by the coding sequence ATGAAACCTGTGCATTTGGTGCTGACACTTACGAGTCTCGCCATGACTGGCAAGGCCACCGCTCACGAATTCTGGATCGACCCCCGAGATTTCACGGTTGAAGTCGGCGCGCCCCTGGTCGCGGATCTGCGCGTCGGGCAGGAATTCTCCGGGGCGGCAATGAGTTACCTGCCGCGGAACTTCGACCTCTTCAGCGTCGCCACCCCCGAAGAGACCCGCGAAGCCGAGGGTCGTTTCGGCGATGTTCCCGCCTTGAACATGGAGGGGCTGGACGAAGGCTTGGCCGTTATCGCCCACCAGACGACGGCCAATCAACTGACGTGGTCCACGTGGGAGCGTTTCCTGAACTTCGCGAACCACAAGGACCTTGGCGACGTGACCGCGATGCACGAGGAACGCGGGTTGAGCCAGGAGGACGTGACCGAGGATTACATCCGCTACGCCAAGTCTCTTGTCGCCGTCGGCGAAGGTGAGGGCGAAGATGCCCGCGTTGGAATGCGCGCCGAGCTGGTGGCGCTGGCCAACCCCTACACGGATGACGTCTCAGGCGGGATGCCGTTGCAGCTTTGGTACGATGATGCACTGCAAGCCGACTATCAGGTCGAGCTGTTCGCGGAGGATGCGGAGGGAGAGGTCACCATCACCCTGCATCGCACGGATGCAGAGGGCGTCGTGGTGCTTCCGGTCGAGCCCGGCATGACTTACATGGCGGACGCCGTGTTCCTTGAAGCGGTGGAGCCTGCGGCCGAGGGCGACCCGATCTGGGTGACCCATTGGGCGAACATGACCTTCTCGACCGCCGAATGA
- a CDS encoding MFS transporter, whose amino-acid sequence MNFIKENARWLATGLLLSLGSSFGQTFFISIFAGEIRLAYGLSDGEWGGIYTIVTMSSAFLLILFGGRADTVPLSRLAVVVAGVFALACVLMAFSASVWLLLLTVFLLRFCGQGMMTHMLATAMARWFVATRGRAMAITSLGFPASEALLPVIAILLISGIGWRATWVVAAAVIVLALIPALMFLLAQDRAPKGSNGGRGAPGLFGRHWTRGEVLSHPLFYAFVPLLLTPGFIGTVVFFHAVHVAEVKGWTLTAMAPSYAAYAAASVTTGLAAGWAADRFGPTRLMPVVLVPMGLGMFLIGPAETPLGWSVALALVGITQGIAAALSGTLLPTLFGTNHLGSVRSIATAIMVFSTAVGPGITGWYIDQGVSYPEQGVAQATWCIALSLILIPIMLWTERLQRQKAPG is encoded by the coding sequence TTGAACTTCATCAAGGAAAATGCCCGGTGGTTGGCCACCGGGCTGCTTCTCAGCCTCGGCTCCTCGTTCGGGCAGACCTTTTTCATCTCCATCTTCGCCGGTGAAATCCGGCTCGCCTACGGCCTGTCCGACGGGGAGTGGGGTGGCATCTACACGATTGTCACGATGTCCTCGGCCTTCCTGCTGATCCTCTTCGGCGGACGGGCCGACACGGTGCCCCTGTCGCGACTTGCAGTTGTCGTTGCCGGCGTCTTCGCGCTCGCCTGCGTCCTGATGGCCTTCAGCGCCTCCGTCTGGTTGTTGTTGCTGACGGTGTTTTTGCTCCGGTTCTGTGGGCAAGGCATGATGACACATATGTTGGCGACGGCGATGGCAAGGTGGTTCGTGGCAACGCGGGGGCGCGCCATGGCGATCACCAGCCTCGGCTTCCCGGCCAGCGAGGCGCTGCTGCCTGTCATCGCGATCCTGCTCATCAGCGGCATCGGCTGGCGCGCGACATGGGTCGTCGCGGCGGCGGTGATCGTGCTGGCACTGATCCCGGCGCTCATGTTCCTACTGGCACAGGACCGCGCGCCGAAAGGCTCGAACGGAGGCCGAGGTGCGCCCGGCCTTTTCGGTCGCCACTGGACGCGAGGCGAGGTGTTGAGCCACCCGCTATTCTACGCCTTCGTGCCCCTGTTGCTTACGCCCGGCTTCATCGGCACGGTTGTCTTCTTTCACGCCGTCCACGTCGCCGAGGTGAAGGGCTGGACCCTCACGGCCATGGCGCCAAGCTACGCTGCCTACGCGGCGGCCAGCGTCACCACGGGGCTTGCGGCCGGTTGGGCCGCGGATCGCTTTGGCCCCACACGGCTCATGCCCGTGGTCCTCGTGCCGATGGGGCTTGGCATGTTCCTTATCGGTCCGGCTGAAACGCCGCTCGGATGGTCCGTGGCCCTCGCGCTCGTCGGCATCACGCAGGGCATCGCGGCGGCGCTGTCGGGGACCTTGCTGCCGACGCTTTTCGGCACCAACCACCTCGGCTCCGTGCGGTCCATCGCGACGGCGATCATGGTCTTCTCCACCGCGGTCGGGCCGGGCATCACCGGTTGGTACATCGATCAGGGCGTGAGCTACCCCGAGCAAGGTGTGGCGCAGGCGACATGGTGCATCGCCCTGTCGTTGATCCTCATCCCGATCATGCTCTGGACCGAACGGCTGCAAAGGCAAAAGGCGCCCGGTTAG
- a CDS encoding DMT family transporter, which yields MQTSDTLKGALLGLLAFGIFSTHDIIVKYLGGTYSPIQIVFFSVLFGFPIVAFLLLRDSTEANLKPNHPWWIAGRTTASVVVGISAFYAFTVLPLAQVYAIIFAAPLLITLLAIPVLGEKVGWRRGLAVAVGLVGVIVVLQPGQTELSLGHGAALMAAVGGAVASVIVRKVGRAERSVVMLLYPMMANFVLMGAALPFYYIPMPVRDLAAVAVIAAFALTASACLIFAYRRAPAVMVAPMQYSQILWATVFGFLLFDESLDTPTLIGSIIIIGSGLYIVLREDRGGTSSNTPVLRTRTRFGSPSALRVAPFLSSERRGPRPPQSR from the coding sequence ATGCAGACATCCGACACCCTCAAGGGCGCGCTTCTGGGGCTACTGGCCTTCGGGATCTTCTCGACCCACGATATCATCGTGAAGTACCTCGGCGGGACCTACTCGCCGATCCAGATCGTGTTCTTCTCGGTTCTTTTCGGCTTTCCCATCGTCGCGTTCCTGCTTCTGCGGGATTCGACCGAGGCGAACCTGAAGCCAAACCATCCGTGGTGGATCGCGGGCCGCACGACGGCCTCGGTGGTCGTCGGCATCAGCGCGTTCTACGCCTTCACCGTGCTGCCGCTCGCGCAGGTCTATGCCATCATCTTCGCGGCGCCTTTGCTGATCACCCTGCTGGCGATCCCGGTACTGGGAGAAAAAGTCGGCTGGCGGCGCGGACTTGCCGTCGCGGTGGGGCTCGTCGGGGTCATCGTGGTGCTGCAGCCGGGACAGACAGAACTCTCCCTCGGGCATGGGGCCGCGTTGATGGCCGCAGTGGGTGGTGCGGTCGCCTCGGTCATCGTGCGGAAGGTGGGGCGGGCAGAACGCTCGGTCGTGATGCTTCTCTACCCGATGATGGCAAACTTCGTGCTGATGGGCGCGGCGCTGCCGTTCTACTACATCCCGATGCCGGTCCGTGACCTCGCGGCGGTCGCCGTCATCGCCGCTTTCGCCCTGACGGCCAGCGCCTGCCTGATCTTCGCCTATCGCCGCGCGCCCGCCGTCATGGTGGCCCCGATGCAATACAGCCAGATCCTCTGGGCCACGGTTTTCGGCTTTCTCCTCTTTGACGAGAGCCTTGATACGCCAACCCTGATCGGTTCGATCATCATCATCGGCTCCGGCCTGTACATCGTTCTGCGAGAGGATCGCGGCGGCACCTCCTCCAACACCCCGGTGCTGCGCACCCGCACGCGGTTCGGATCACCGAGCGCGCTGAGGGTGGCGCCCTTCCTGTCGTCCGAGCGGCGCGGACCGCGACCACCGCAATCACGTTGA
- a CDS encoding HupE/UreJ family protein has product MGALTMLRRLLLSMALVFTVLPAAAHEIRPTIADVEVGEFEVTLTLRTALEALIAGIDLSAVDDTDDAPEAAEYDRLRALSPEELEAELRAAWPDIRDGFIIQSEGERLQADIVAVEIAEVGDMELPRDASLTVGATLPEGDSGVRVGLAEEFGTFVPRQIGGGDDAYEGFLDGGELTPELPRAQILTEGAMQVFVRYVVSGFDHIIPKGLDHILFVLGLFFFATQMRPLLWQVTAFTVAHTITLALAATGVVSIPGSVVEPLIAASIVYVAVENILGIGNTKWRTIFVFGFGLLHGLGFASVLGDFGIAQGRFIEALIGFNIGVELGQLAVIAIAFLIVGWFMQKDWYRSFIVIPASLVIAAIGAWWVVERTLL; this is encoded by the coding sequence ATGGGTGCACTAACCATGCTTCGCCGCCTGCTACTGTCAATGGCACTTGTCTTCACGGTTTTGCCAGCGGCTGCCCATGAGATCCGGCCGACGATCGCAGATGTGGAGGTCGGCGAGTTCGAGGTGACCCTTACCCTCCGCACCGCATTGGAAGCCTTGATCGCCGGTATCGACCTCAGCGCGGTGGACGACACGGACGATGCACCCGAAGCCGCAGAATACGATCGCCTGCGTGCGCTTTCGCCGGAAGAGCTGGAAGCCGAGCTGCGGGCGGCCTGGCCCGATATCCGCGACGGGTTCATTATCCAGAGCGAGGGTGAGCGTTTGCAGGCCGACATCGTCGCGGTCGAAATCGCCGAGGTGGGCGACATGGAATTGCCCCGCGACGCGTCCTTGACCGTTGGCGCGACCCTGCCCGAGGGCGACTCCGGTGTGCGAGTGGGTCTGGCCGAGGAGTTTGGCACCTTTGTCCCGCGTCAGATCGGCGGCGGTGACGATGCCTACGAGGGCTTTCTCGACGGTGGCGAACTGACACCGGAACTGCCCCGCGCCCAGATCCTCACGGAGGGCGCGATGCAGGTCTTCGTGCGCTACGTCGTCTCGGGCTTCGACCACATCATCCCCAAGGGGCTGGATCACATCCTCTTCGTGCTTGGCCTGTTCTTCTTCGCCACGCAGATGCGTCCGCTCCTGTGGCAGGTGACTGCCTTCACCGTCGCGCACACCATCACGCTGGCGCTGGCGGCGACGGGCGTCGTCTCCATCCCCGGCAGCGTGGTGGAGCCGCTGATCGCCGCCTCCATCGTCTATGTCGCGGTGGAGAACATCCTCGGCATCGGCAACACCAAGTGGCGCACGATCTTTGTCTTCGGCTTCGGCCTGCTGCACGGCCTCGGTTTCGCCAGCGTTCTGGGAGATTTCGGGATCGCGCAGGGCCGCTTCATCGAGGCGCTGATCGGCTTCAACATCGGGGTCGAGCTTGGACAGCTTGCCGTCATCGCCATCGCCTTCCTCATCGTCGGCTGGTTCATGCAGAAAGACTGGTATCGCTCCTTCATCGTGATCCCGGCGTCGCTGGTGATCGCCGCGATCGGCGCATGGTGGGTGGTTGAGCGTACGCTTCTTTGA
- a CDS encoding DEAD/DEAH box helicase, protein MFDFDMLGLKPILSKTLKTAGFDKPTPIQNQAIPLALEGHDIMGLAQTGTGKTLAFGLPLLEHLLSLHGKPEPKTARALILAPTRELVNQIADSLRVFTQNTPVKIATVVGGQSIGRQISTLSRGTDILVATPGRLMDLMDRRAIDLSTVKHLVLDEADQMLDLGFIHALRKIAPALGTPRQTMLFSATMPKQMEELSRAYLTDPKRVQVSPPGKAADKITQSVHFMPKPAKPAKLREILSQDPEALVLVFGRTKHGCEKLMKGLVADGFNAASIHGNKSQGQRDRAIKAFREGQIKILVATDVAARGIDIPGVAYVINYELPDTPDNYVHRIGRTARAGREGEAIAFCSAEEVDLLVQIEKLMKISIPVASGTRPEAVKAEKPQGGGRRRGGGGGRPGGGGGGGRKPQGKSGGGAGNGPSRKPRRPRRSKAA, encoded by the coding sequence TTGTTCGATTTTGATATGCTCGGCCTGAAGCCGATCCTCTCCAAGACCCTCAAGACCGCGGGCTTCGACAAGCCCACCCCGATCCAGAACCAGGCGATTCCGCTGGCGCTGGAAGGCCACGACATCATGGGCCTTGCCCAGACCGGCACCGGCAAGACGCTGGCGTTCGGCCTCCCCCTGCTGGAGCATCTGCTGTCCCTGCACGGCAAGCCCGAGCCGAAGACGGCGCGCGCCCTGATCCTTGCGCCGACGCGTGAACTGGTGAACCAGATCGCCGACAGCCTGCGGGTGTTCACCCAGAACACGCCGGTGAAGATCGCGACCGTCGTCGGCGGGCAGAGCATTGGCCGCCAGATTTCCACCCTGTCGCGGGGCACTGATATTCTCGTCGCCACGCCGGGCCGCCTGATGGACCTGATGGATCGCCGCGCGATTGATCTGTCCACCGTCAAGCACCTCGTGCTGGACGAGGCCGACCAGATGCTCGACCTCGGCTTCATCCACGCGCTGCGCAAGATTGCACCTGCCTTGGGTACGCCGCGCCAGACGATGCTGTTCTCGGCCACCATGCCGAAGCAGATGGAGGAACTGTCGCGCGCCTATCTGACCGATCCGAAGCGGGTGCAGGTCTCGCCTCCGGGCAAGGCTGCGGACAAGATCACGCAATCGGTGCATTTCATGCCCAAGCCTGCGAAACCCGCGAAACTGCGCGAGATCCTGAGCCAGGATCCCGAGGCGCTGGTGCTGGTCTTCGGGCGCACCAAGCACGGCTGCGAGAAGCTGATGAAAGGCCTCGTCGCGGACGGCTTCAACGCCGCTTCGATCCACGGCAACAAGAGCCAGGGCCAGCGCGACCGCGCGATCAAGGCGTTCCGCGAGGGGCAGATCAAGATCCTCGTGGCGACCGACGTTGCCGCGCGGGGCATCGACATCCCCGGCGTCGCCTATGTCATCAACTACGAGCTGCCCGACACGCCGGACAACTACGTGCACCGCATTGGCCGGACGGCCCGCGCCGGGCGCGAGGGTGAGGCGATTGCCTTCTGTTCCGCCGAGGAAGTCGATCTTCTGGTGCAGATCGAGAAGCTGATGAAGATCTCGATCCCCGTTGCCTCGGGCACGCGTCCCGAAGCGGTGAAAGCCGAGAAGCCTCAGGGTGGCGGGCGTCGTCGCGGTGGCGGTGGTGGCCGTCCCGGTGGCGGTGGTGGCGGTGGTCGCAAACCGCAGGGCAAGAGCGGCGGCGGAGCGGGCAATGGCCCCTCGCGCAAACCGCGTCGTCCGCGTCGGTCCAAGGCGGCCTAA
- the leuD gene encoding 3-isopropylmalate dehydratase small subunit, producing the protein MDKFTKLTGIAAPMPLINVDTDMIIPKQFLKTIKRSGLGVNLFDEMRYDDDGNEIPDFVLNKPAYRDAQILVAGDNFGCGSSREHAPWALLDFGIRCVIAPSFADIFYNNCFKNGILPIVLPQEQVDMLMDDAERGANAVVTVDLESQTITGPDGGSISFEVDAFRKHCLMNGLDDIGLTMEKASSIKAFEADAAQARPWV; encoded by the coding sequence ATGGACAAGTTCACCAAACTGACCGGCATCGCCGCGCCCATGCCCCTGATCAATGTCGATACCGACATGATCATTCCCAAGCAGTTCCTCAAGACGATCAAGCGCTCGGGCCTTGGGGTGAACCTGTTCGACGAGATGCGCTACGACGATGACGGCAACGAAATCCCCGATTTCGTCCTGAACAAGCCCGCCTATCGCGACGCGCAGATCCTTGTGGCCGGCGACAACTTCGGCTGCGGCTCCTCGCGCGAGCACGCGCCCTGGGCGCTGCTGGACTTCGGCATCCGCTGCGTGATCGCGCCCTCCTTTGCGGATATTTTCTACAACAACTGCTTCAAGAACGGCATTCTGCCGATCGTTCTGCCGCAAGAGCAGGTCGACATGCTGATGGACGACGCCGAGCGTGGCGCGAATGCGGTGGTGACGGTCGATCTGGAAAGCCAGACGATCACCGGTCCGGACGGCGGCTCGATCAGCTTCGAGGTCGACGCATTCCGCAAGCATTGCCTGATGAACGGCCTCGATGACATCGGCCTGACGATGGAAAAAGCGTCGTCGATCAAGGCGTTCGAGGCAGATGCAGCGCAGGCGCGTCCCTGGGTTTGA
- the leuB gene encoding 3-isopropylmalate dehydrogenase, with translation MTDRSLLILPGDGIGPEVMAEVRKVIDWFGSAQGITFDVSEDLVGGAAYDAHGVPLTDATMAKAQEVDAVLLGAVGGPAYDDLDFSVKPERGLLRLRKEMDLYANLRPAQCFDALADFSSLKREVVSGLDIMILRELTSGVYFGEPRGIHTEGNERVGINTQRYTEGEIARAARSAFELARRRNNKVCSMEKANVMESGILWRDVVNEIHAAEYGDVELSHMYADNGAMQLVRAPKQFDVILTDNLFGDILSDCAAMLTGSLGMLPSASLGAPMANGRPKAMYEPVHGSAPDITGQGKANPIACILSFAMALRYSFDLGDEATRLERAVEGVLADGARTADLMGPEGGTPISTSEMGDAIVAKLAS, from the coding sequence ATGACCGACCGCTCCCTTCTTATCCTTCCCGGCGACGGGATCGGCCCCGAAGTCATGGCCGAGGTGCGCAAGGTGATCGACTGGTTCGGCTCCGCCCAAGGCATCACCTTCGATGTGTCCGAGGATCTGGTCGGCGGCGCCGCTTACGACGCCCATGGCGTACCGCTCACCGACGCCACCATGGCGAAAGCGCAGGAAGTCGATGCGGTTCTGCTCGGTGCCGTGGGTGGCCCGGCCTATGACGACCTCGATTTCTCGGTGAAACCCGAGCGCGGCCTGCTGCGGCTGCGCAAGGAGATGGACCTCTACGCCAACCTGCGTCCAGCCCAATGCTTCGACGCGCTGGCCGATTTCTCCTCGCTCAAGCGCGAAGTGGTCTCGGGGCTCGACATCATGATCCTGCGCGAGCTGACCTCGGGCGTCTATTTCGGGGAGCCGCGCGGCATCCACACCGAGGGCAACGAGCGCGTCGGCATCAACACGCAGCGCTACACCGAGGGCGAGATCGCCCGCGCCGCCCGCTCGGCCTTCGAGCTGGCCCGCCGTCGCAACAACAAGGTCTGCTCCATGGAGAAGGCCAACGTGATGGAAAGCGGCATCCTGTGGCGCGACGTGGTGAACGAGATCCATGCCGCCGAATATGGCGACGTGGAGCTGTCGCACATGTACGCCGACAACGGCGCGATGCAGCTGGTGCGTGCGCCCAAGCAGTTCGACGTGATCCTGACCGACAACCTTTTCGGCGACATCCTCTCGGATTGTGCCGCGATGCTGACCGGCTCCCTCGGGATGTTGCCTTCCGCCTCGCTCGGCGCGCCGATGGCGAATGGCCGCCCGAAGGCGATGTACGAGCCGGTTCACGGCTCCGCCCCGGACATCACCGGGCAGGGCAAGGCGAACCCGATCGCCTGCATCCTCAGCTTCGCCATGGCGCTGCGCTACTCCTTCGACCTCGGCGACGAGGCCACCCGGCTGGAGCGTGCCGTGGAAGGTGTGTTGGCCGACGGCGCGCGTACCGCGGACCTCATGGGCCCCGAGGGCGGTACGCCGATCTCCACCTCGGAGATGGGCGACGCGATTGTTGCCAAGCTGGCGTCCTGA
- a CDS encoding endonuclease/exonuclease/phosphatase family protein: MLRDILRREDEVSATLAVIAEVDPDILALQDMDYDGNHLALAALAEALEYPHYLTLRPNSGLLTGLDLDGDGRTDGPRDAHGYGRFSGQGGMALLSRHPIGEVADHSSHLWAELPGNAAASVTPPEALPILRLHTVGAWTVEVLTPDGPIHILTSHATAPVFDGPEDRNGLRNGDEVRFWTLYLDEPRPEPFAYMGTLNLDPTRGEGLRGPLIELLGHPAVQDPLPGLPTTDWDEPSPGNLRVDYLLPSRSLTVADAGVFWPEEGPLADVVAEASDHRLVWVDVDF, translated from the coding sequence GTGCTGCGTGATATCCTGCGGCGCGAGGATGAGGTCAGCGCCACCCTTGCCGTAATCGCCGAGGTCGACCCGGACATATTGGCCCTGCAGGACATGGATTATGACGGCAACCATCTGGCACTGGCTGCTCTGGCCGAGGCGCTCGAGTATCCGCATTATCTGACGCTGCGCCCCAACTCCGGGTTGCTGACCGGGTTGGATCTTGACGGAGACGGCCGCACCGATGGCCCCCGCGATGCCCATGGGTATGGACGTTTCAGCGGACAGGGCGGCATGGCTCTACTCTCGCGTCACCCCATTGGCGAGGTTGCGGATCATTCCTCGCACCTCTGGGCCGAGCTTCCCGGCAATGCTGCCGCAAGCGTCACCCCGCCCGAGGCTCTGCCGATCCTTCGACTGCACACGGTCGGAGCCTGGACGGTAGAGGTGCTGACGCCCGATGGCCCAATCCACATCTTGACGTCCCATGCGACGGCGCCAGTCTTCGACGGACCCGAAGATCGCAACGGTCTGCGCAACGGCGATGAGGTGCGCTTCTGGACGCTTTACCTTGATGAACCCCGCCCTGAACCCTTCGCCTACATGGGGACGCTGAACCTCGACCCGACGCGGGGCGAAGGTTTGCGCGGACCGCTTATCGAGCTGCTCGGCCATCCGGCGGTGCAAGACCCCCTCCCCGGCTTGCCGACGACCGATTGGGACGAGCCTTCGCCGGGCAATCTCCGTGTCGATTACCTGCTTCCTTCCCGCAGTCTGACGGTGGCCGACGCGGGCGTCTTCTGGCCGGAGGAAGGCCCGTTGGCCGATGTGGTCGCCGAAGCCTCGGACCACCGGCTTGTCTGGGTCGACGTGGATTTCTGA
- a CDS encoding MFS transporter: protein MRAGLTFLIIAYCLSQFFRAFLAVLAPVLRGELGTTTEDLSTASGLWFAAFALMQLPVGWALDTLGPRRTAASLFLLGAAGGCVVFATAQGPGGIILAMGLIGMGCAPILMSTYYIFARNFSAAVFGTLAGITVGVSSLGNLLSAAPLAWVVSELGWRETLWLAAGFTLLIGLGIFAFVRDPAKPEGEAHGSFVELLRIRALWPIYVGMFVCYAPSAGIRGLWISPYVSDIFGATLQQVGFATLAMGLAMVAGNILYGVADRLMPSRKWSIVAGNLAVAALLLTFYLLPPASFAIAVAMFVAIGTFGASYPAVMAHGREFLPHHLTGRGVSLLNLFGMGGAGVMQFASGPTYAGLRETLGSEAAYGALLAILSAAILLGLAAYVFSKERPA, encoded by the coding sequence ATGCGCGCCGGTTTGACTTTTCTGATCATCGCTTATTGCCTCAGCCAGTTTTTCCGGGCGTTTCTCGCCGTTCTCGCGCCGGTGTTGCGGGGCGAACTGGGGACGACGACGGAAGATCTTTCGACCGCATCCGGCCTCTGGTTCGCGGCTTTCGCCCTGATGCAATTGCCCGTCGGGTGGGCGCTCGACACGCTCGGACCACGACGCACGGCGGCCAGCCTGTTCCTGCTCGGGGCGGCGGGCGGCTGCGTCGTCTTCGCGACCGCGCAAGGCCCGGGCGGCATCATCCTCGCCATGGGCCTGATCGGCATGGGCTGCGCGCCGATCCTCATGTCGACCTACTACATCTTTGCCCGCAACTTCTCAGCCGCCGTCTTCGGCACGCTGGCCGGGATCACCGTGGGGGTCAGCTCCCTCGGCAACCTGCTGTCGGCAGCGCCGCTGGCATGGGTCGTGTCGGAACTGGGCTGGCGCGAGACGCTTTGGCTGGCGGCAGGCTTCACGCTCCTCATCGGCCTTGGCATCTTCGCCTTCGTCCGCGATCCGGCCAAGCCCGAGGGCGAGGCCCACGGCAGCTTTGTTGAACTGCTCCGCATCCGGGCGCTTTGGCCGATCTACGTGGGCATGTTCGTCTGCTACGCGCCTTCGGCGGGGATACGCGGGCTCTGGATCAGCCCCTATGTCAGCGATATTTTCGGCGCGACACTGCAACAGGTGGGCTTTGCCACGCTGGCGATGGGACTGGCGATGGTGGCGGGCAATATCCTCTACGGCGTGGCCGACAGGCTCATGCCGAGCCGCAAGTGGAGCATCGTTGCCGGCAACCTTGCCGTCGCCGCGCTTCTCCTGACGTTCTACCTCCTTCCGCCCGCGAGCTTTGCCATCGCCGTGGCGATGTTCGTCGCCATCGGCACGTTCGGGGCGTCCTATCCGGCGGTCATGGCGCATGGGCGCGAGTTCTTGCCGCATCACCTGACGGGGCGCGGCGTGAGCCTGTTGAACCTGTTCGGGATGGGCGGCGCAGGGGTCATGCAGTTCGCCTCGGGCCCGACCTACGCGGGGCTTCGCGAGACCCTGGGCAGCGAGGCCGCCTATGGCGCGCTGCTGGCAATCCTGTCGGCGGCGATCCTTCTGGGGCTCGCCGCCTACGTTTTCTCTAAAGAGCGGCCGGCTTAG